Proteins from one Muntiacus reevesi chromosome X, mMunRee1.1, whole genome shotgun sequence genomic window:
- the NDUFA1 gene encoding NADH dehydrogenase [ubiquinone] 1 alpha subcomplex subunit 1, protein MWFEVLPGIAVMGVCLFIPGMATARIHRFSNGGKEKRIAHYSYQWYMMERDRRVSGVNRYYVSKGLENID, encoded by the exons ATGTGGTTCGAGGTTCTCCCCGGGATCGCTGTTATGGGCGTGTGCTTGTTCATCCCGGGAATGGCCACCGCGCGCATCCACAGGTTCAGTAACGGGGGCAAG GAAAAAAGGATTGCCCACTATTCATATCAGTGGTATATGATGGAAAGAGATAGGCGTGTCTCTGGAGTAAACCGTTACTATGTGTCAAAG GGTTTGGAGAACATTGATTAA
- the RNF113A gene encoding E3 ubiquitin-protein ligase RNF113A, giving the protein MAEQLSPGKTTDQVCTFLFKKPGRKVAAGRRKRPICNQESGDSSSSSDEGNTVVRPEKKRAVHNPMIQKTRGSGKQKVAYGDLSSEEEEENKPESLGVVYKSTRSAKPVGPEDMGATAVYELDTEKERDAQAIFERSQKIQEELRGKEDDKIYRGINNYQKYMKPKDTSMGNASSGMVRKGPIRAPEHLRATVRWDYQPDICKDYKETGFCGFGDSCKFLHDRSDYKHGWQIERELDEGRYGVYEDENYEVGSDEEEIPFKCFICRQTFQNPVVTKCRHYFCESCALQHFRTTPRCYVCDQQTNGVFNPAKELIAKLEKHRAAEEGGASDFPEDPDEDPVPIT; this is encoded by the coding sequence ATGGCAGAGCAACTTTCCCCAGGAAAGACGACAGACCAGGTGTGCACCTTTCTTTTCAAAAAGCCTGGGCGAAAAGTGGCTGCAGGCCGCAGAAAGCGCCCGATCTGCAACCAGGAGTCCggagacagcagcagcagcagtgacgaAGGGAACACTGTGGTTCGCCCGGAAAAGAAGCGAGCGGTCCACAATCCGATGATCCAGAAGACCCGTGGCAGTGGTAAACAGAAGGTGGCATACGGCGACCTGAgcagcgaggaggaggaggagaacaaACCCGAGAGTCTCGGCGTGGTCTATAAGTCCACTCGCTCGGCGAAGCCCGTGGGGCCGGAAGATATGGGGGCGACTGCTGTCTACGAGCTAGACACAGAGAAGGAGCGTGACGCACAAGCCATCTTTGAGCGCAGCCAGAAGATCCAGGAGGAGCTGAGGGGCAAGGAAGATGACAAGATCTATCGGGGAATCAATAATTATCAGAAATACATGAAACCCAAGGATACGTCTATGGGCAATGCTTCCTCCGGAATGGTGAGGAAGGGCCCCATCCGAGCTCCCGAGCATCTGCGTGCCACCGTGCGCTGGGATTACCAGCCCGACATTTGTAAAGACTACAAGGAGACTGGCTTTTGTGGCTTCGGAGACAGCTGTAAATTCCTCCATGACCGTTCAGATTACAAGCACGGGTGGCAGATCGAACGCGAGCTTGATGAGGGTCGCTATGGTGTCTATGAGGACGAAAACTATGAAGTGGGAAGCGATGAGGAGGAAATACCATTCAAGTGTTTCATCTGTCGCCAGACCTTCCAAAACCCAGTTGTCACCAAGTGCAGGCATTATTTCTGCGAGAGCTGCGCGCTGCAGCATTTCCGCACCACCCCGCGCTGCTATGTCTGTGACCAGCAGACCAATGGCGTCTTCAATCCAGCGAAAGAATTGATTGCTAAACTGGAGAAGCACCGAGCTGCAGAAGAGGGTGGTGCTTCAGATTTCCCAGAAGACCCCGATGAGGATCCAGTTCCCATTACTTAA